A single genomic interval of Desulfobacterales bacterium harbors:
- a CDS encoding aldose epimerase family protein — MRSEKQNFGYTDHDEQADLYRLSNNRGIDVGITNYGATLVKLDVLDRNEKKADVVLGYDSLADYLSHNDYFGATIGRYANRIAGGSFLLKDEQYHLAQNDGENHLHGGIKGFDKVIWQAEEFRSPGSIGLRLSYFSCHGEEGYPGNLNVTVVYTLSIDNSLKIDYFATTDQMTIVNLTHHSYFNLAGEGSGDILDHKLWINADLFTPVKRDLIPTGELRHVKDTPLDFSQQTPIGTRIDHSDEQLFYGEGYDHNWVLNQVGGKLTFAAKVYEPVSGRTMEVYTTEPGLQFYSGNNIQRSVVGKRRHEYGRRHGFCLEPQHFPDSPHQPGFPSVMLGPKKQYRQTSIFKFYVS, encoded by the coding sequence ATGAGGAGCGAAAAACAAAATTTCGGCTATACAGATCATGATGAGCAAGCAGATCTTTACCGCCTGTCGAATAATCGTGGTATTGATGTGGGCATTACAAACTACGGTGCCACCCTTGTTAAACTGGATGTTTTAGATCGAAACGAAAAAAAAGCCGATGTTGTTTTAGGTTACGATTCACTCGCTGATTATCTTAGCCATAATGACTATTTCGGCGCAACTATTGGTCGCTATGCGAATCGGATTGCCGGAGGCTCATTTCTACTTAAAGATGAGCAATATCACCTGGCGCAAAATGATGGTGAAAATCATCTCCACGGTGGAATTAAGGGTTTTGATAAAGTTATTTGGCAGGCTGAAGAATTTCGAAGCCCCGGTAGTATCGGTCTCAGGCTTTCTTATTTCAGCTGCCACGGCGAAGAAGGCTACCCCGGCAATCTAAATGTGACGGTGGTCTATACCCTGTCCATCGATAATTCATTGAAAATCGATTATTTTGCCACCACGGATCAGATGACGATTGTTAATCTGACCCATCATTCTTATTTTAATCTGGCAGGGGAAGGCTCCGGCGACATATTGGATCACAAGCTTTGGATCAATGCGGACCTTTTTACCCCGGTTAAAAGAGATCTGATACCGACCGGCGAACTGCGGCATGTAAAAGACACCCCGCTGGATTTTAGCCAACAAACACCGATTGGTACCCGTATCGATCATTCTGATGAGCAGCTTTTCTATGGGGAAGGGTATGATCATAATTGGGTGCTTAATCAAGTCGGCGGTAAACTCACATTCGCTGCCAAAGTTTATGAACCCGTCAGCGGTAGAACTATGGAGGTCTATACGACCGAGCCGGGCCTCCAGTTTTATTCGGGTAATAATATCCAACGATCTGTTGTGGGCAAGAGAAGGCATGAATATGGCCGGCGACATGGTTTCTGTCTGGAACCTCAGCATTTCCCGGACTCCCCGCATCAACCTGGCTTTCCCTCTGTGATGCTGGGCCCGAAAAAGCAATACCGGCAAACATCTATTTTTAAGTTCTATGTTTCATGA
- a CDS encoding Gfo/Idh/MocA family oxidoreductase, with the protein MSDKKNIAIVGLGFGAEFIPIYQRHPNANMHSICQRTESKLNAIGDSLGIEKRYTDFDELLKDPEIDAVHINTPIPDHAPQSIKALEAGKHVACTVPMATTVEECKQIVQLSRETGKKYMMMETVVYSREFLFVKELYEKGELGKIQFLQASHQQDMDGWPDYWPGLPPMYYATHCVGPCLALTGAMAERVSCFGSGTIRDELIPEYNSPFAVETTHIKLKDSDLCARIYRSLFDTARQYRESFDVYGSKKAFEWPLIEGESPVIHTAKKPEPDIPEPVKVPDYAHLLPEPIQMFTTKGVYDLDEHQHLSFTQGAGHGGSHPHLAHEFVMSLVEDRDPFPNAAQSANWTCVGILAHESALKGGEVINLPEF; encoded by the coding sequence ATGAGTGACAAAAAAAACATTGCCATTGTCGGCCTTGGATTTGGTGCCGAGTTCATACCGATATACCAGCGCCACCCCAATGCAAATATGCACAGTATCTGTCAACGCACCGAAAGCAAACTCAATGCAATTGGAGATTCACTTGGAATCGAAAAACGCTACACGGATTTTGATGAACTTTTGAAAGATCCGGAAATTGACGCCGTTCATATCAACACTCCGATTCCCGATCATGCCCCCCAATCCATCAAGGCATTAGAAGCCGGCAAACACGTTGCGTGCACCGTTCCTATGGCTACAACAGTAGAGGAATGTAAACAAATCGTTCAGCTCAGTCGCGAAACCGGCAAAAAATATATGATGATGGAAACCGTCGTATACAGCCGGGAGTTCTTATTCGTAAAGGAGCTTTACGAAAAAGGGGAGCTTGGAAAAATTCAATTCTTACAGGCAAGCCACCAGCAGGATATGGACGGGTGGCCGGATTACTGGCCGGGTTTACCGCCGATGTATTATGCGACCCATTGCGTGGGTCCCTGCCTGGCGCTGACGGGTGCAATGGCAGAACGTGTGTCCTGTTTCGGGTCCGGGACCATTCGAGACGAACTGATTCCAGAGTATAATTCACCATTTGCCGTTGAAACGACTCACATCAAACTTAAGGATTCTGATTTGTGCGCCCGTATTTATCGCTCGTTGTTTGACACTGCCCGTCAATATCGCGAAAGTTTCGATGTTTATGGCAGTAAAAAAGCATTTGAATGGCCCCTTATCGAGGGTGAATCGCCTGTCATTCATACAGCTAAAAAACCGGAGCCGGATATTCCTGAACCTGTAAAAGTACCGGATTATGCCCATCTGTTGCCGGAGCCGATTCAGATGTTTACGACGAAAGGCGTTTATGACTTGGATGAACACCAGCATCTCTCCTTTACCCAGGGTGCCGGTCATGGAGGCTCGCATCCACATCTGGCGCATGAATTTGTAATGAGCCTGGTGGAGGATCGTGACCCATTCCCGAATGCAGCGCAATCGGCAAATTGGACTTGTGTGGGTATTTTGGCGCATGAGTCGGCCCTGAAGGGGGGGGAAGTCATCAATTTGCCGGAGTTCTGA
- a CDS encoding ABC transporter ATP-binding protein: MAHVKLEDLTKRFGRVAAIQKLNLEIHDKEFFVLLGPTGAGKTTTLRCIAGLEKLNEGRIYIDKQDVNGRGPAERDVALVFQYYSLYPHYTVKQNLEFPLKSKIRNFSTQEIDRRVTKAAKTLQIDHLMNRKTDKLSGGEMQRVAIGRAIVRDPKIFLMDEPLSNLDAKLREVLRSELKGLQMNLGATFLYVTHDQVEAMTMGERIGVLHNGQLLQIGTPYEVYNNPVNRFVAEFVGTPSMNLFSSIIHDGRLIIATDKFETTLTPETLNRLKGFDGEIDIGIRSEDITLFDENGIEARIYGIENMGMAKILTLKLADFLLKVTVDADIDIDLDTIIRFQMNQDKLHFFNKTTGENLLAL; encoded by the coding sequence GTGGCGCACGTAAAACTGGAAGACTTAACCAAGCGATTCGGCCGTGTTGCGGCTATACAAAAATTGAATCTCGAGATTCATGATAAAGAATTTTTTGTTCTTTTAGGCCCTACCGGCGCCGGCAAAACCACTACGCTGCGGTGTATTGCCGGTTTGGAAAAATTGAATGAAGGTCGCATTTATATCGATAAGCAGGATGTCAATGGCCGGGGACCTGCGGAAAGAGATGTCGCACTGGTGTTCCAGTACTATTCACTTTACCCTCATTACACGGTCAAACAAAATCTCGAATTCCCGCTAAAGTCCAAGATCAGAAATTTTAGCACCCAGGAGATCGACCGGCGGGTAACAAAGGCGGCTAAAACGCTTCAAATCGACCATCTAATGAACCGCAAAACAGATAAGCTCAGTGGCGGCGAGATGCAAAGGGTCGCAATTGGCCGGGCCATCGTAAGGGATCCGAAAATATTTTTAATGGACGAACCTCTTTCTAATTTAGATGCTAAACTGCGAGAGGTATTAAGATCCGAATTAAAAGGCCTGCAGATGAATCTGGGTGCCACGTTTCTTTACGTAACACACGACCAGGTGGAGGCCATGACCATGGGAGAGCGCATCGGAGTGCTTCACAATGGGCAGTTATTGCAAATTGGAACTCCCTATGAGGTTTACAACAATCCGGTCAATAGATTCGTAGCAGAGTTTGTCGGGACCCCGTCGATGAACTTATTCAGCAGTATAATACATGATGGCCGTTTGATAATTGCCACAGATAAATTCGAAACCACCCTTACCCCAGAGACGCTAAATCGCCTTAAAGGATTTGATGGAGAAATCGACATCGGTATCCGATCCGAAGATATCACGCTTTTTGACGAAAATGGTATTGAAGCCAGAATTTACGGTATCGAAAATATGGGAATGGCAAAAATCCTTACACTTAAGCTAGCAGACTTTCTTCTCAAGGTGACCGTCGATGCAGATATAGACATCGACCTCGATACGATAATCCGATTTCAAATGAATCAAGACAAACTCCACTTTTTCAACAAAACAACAGGTGAAAATCTTCTGGCACTTTAA
- a CDS encoding TOBE domain-containing protein: IGSPIMNILNCTLDTDENHTLCFVGEDESAMRFSKSLYHQIESKAALNGKLALGVRPEAVRLTRQATENYIRSEVHVIEPLGPYDIVDIKVGGQLMRVKSASNYIQKPGEAVWIQLDEKRTHFFDKESGTSLNF, encoded by the coding sequence TTATCGGCAGTCCTATCATGAATATCCTGAACTGCACACTGGATACAGATGAGAATCATACTCTTTGTTTCGTAGGGGAAGATGAATCTGCCATGCGGTTTTCAAAATCATTATATCATCAAATCGAATCGAAAGCCGCACTCAACGGCAAACTGGCATTGGGTGTTCGACCGGAGGCAGTTCGGCTCACCAGACAGGCAACCGAAAACTACATTCGATCAGAGGTCCATGTCATAGAACCCCTGGGGCCCTACGACATCGTCGATATTAAGGTCGGCGGACAGCTCATGCGTGTCAAAAGTGCGTCTAACTATATTCAAAAACCCGGAGAGGCGGTTTGGATTCAGCTGGACGAAAAAAGGACCCATTTCTTTGATAAAGAAAGCGGCACGTCTTTGAACTTTTAA
- a CDS encoding sugar phosphate isomerase/epimerase: MKYGMNLLLWADDMHDEMIPLLEQIKLIGFDGIEVPLFDLNIEKWQSWAKRLDDLGLERTAVTVCNEEANPISQDPSARSQGVDTLKKTLDCCQALGAYALVGPLHSGLGVFSGKAPSEQEWEWGVENLKKVSEHAGQCGVKLGIEFLNRFETYFLTCAADAAKFVNAIDHPNCCMMYDTFHAHIEEKDIAGAIRSCAQHLILVHTSENDRSTPGTGGVNWAATFDTLREIDYDGWLTIEAFGQSLEDLLAATKIWRRMYETEGQLASDGLKFLKEEVAKRW, translated from the coding sequence ATGAAATACGGAATGAATTTGCTACTTTGGGCCGACGACATGCATGATGAAATGATTCCATTGTTGGAACAAATAAAGCTGATAGGCTTTGATGGCATAGAGGTTCCCCTTTTTGATCTCAACATTGAAAAGTGGCAAAGCTGGGCTAAGCGTTTAGATGATCTCGGTCTGGAAAGAACTGCCGTGACAGTTTGCAATGAAGAGGCGAATCCGATCAGTCAAGATCCCTCCGCTCGTTCTCAGGGCGTGGACACATTGAAAAAAACATTGGATTGCTGTCAGGCTCTGGGGGCCTATGCCCTTGTCGGGCCGCTACATTCAGGTCTGGGCGTGTTCAGCGGCAAAGCTCCCAGTGAACAGGAATGGGAATGGGGTGTCGAAAATTTGAAAAAAGTTTCGGAACATGCGGGCCAGTGCGGTGTAAAATTGGGTATCGAATTCCTAAATCGCTTCGAAACCTATTTTCTCACCTGTGCCGCGGATGCAGCGAAATTTGTTAATGCCATCGATCATCCGAACTGCTGTATGATGTATGATACCTTTCATGCCCACATTGAAGAAAAGGATATTGCGGGTGCGATTCGTTCTTGTGCCCAACATCTCATTCTTGTGCACACCTCGGAGAATGATCGCAGCACACCGGGTACCGGTGGTGTTAACTGGGCTGCTACCTTTGATACATTGAGGGAAATCGACTATGACGGATGGCTCACGATAGAGGCTTTTGGTCAATCACTCGAAGATCTGCTTGCCGCTACGAAAATTTGGCGTCGTATGTATGAAACAGAAGGACAACTGGCAAGTGATGGACTCAAATTCTTAAAAGAAGAAGTTGCCAAACGATGGTAA